A window of Fragaria vesca subsp. vesca linkage group LG7, FraVesHawaii_1.0, whole genome shotgun sequence contains these coding sequences:
- the LOC101301811 gene encoding metal tolerance protein 10-like, with product METSPHSNSGGDCRREPLLDSENGVASSRSWRLDINEFRIPEQNNGEGEKGCRPFGGIRRLYTPRKNYRVEQYYKQQGRLLEGYSEMETMTEEGWLPGSLTEDEMKHLAKSERMAVHISNITNLVLFAAKVYASIMSRSLAVIASTLDSLLDLLSGFILWFTAHAMRKPNRLNYPIGKKRMQPVGIIVFASVMATLGLQILLESGRELVSKSRSEMGDAQEKWMIAIMVSVTVVKFILMIYCRRFKNEIVRAYAQDHFFDVITNSVGLAAAVLAHRYAWWIDPTGAIVIALYTINTWTRTVLENVRTLIGRTAPPEFLAKLTYLIWNHHEEIKHIDTVRAYTFGNYYFVEVDIVLPEDMLLNKAHNIGETLQEKLEQLAEVERAFVHIDFEFSHRPEHKATE from the exons ATGGAGACGAGTCCGCACTCCAACTCCGGTGGAGACTGCCGGAGGGAACCTCTTCTCGACTCGGAAAACGGCGTCGCATCAAGCAGGTCTTGGAGGCTTGATATCAATGAGTTTCGGATCCCGGAACAGAACAACGGCGAAGGTGAAAAAGGGTGTCGACCCTTTGGTGGTATCCGTCGTCTATACACACCCA GGAAAAATTACAGAGTTGAGCAATATTACAAGCAACAAGGAAGGCTTCTTGAAGGGTACAGTGAGATGGAGACCATGACTGAAGAGGGTTGGTTGCCAGGAAGTCTCACAGAG GATGAAATGAAGCATCTAGCCAAGAGTGAGAGGATGGCTGTTCATATATCAAATATAACTAATTTGGTGCTCTTTGCTGCAAAAGTTTATGCCTCTATCATGAGCAGATCACTGGCAGTTATTGCCTCCACCTTGGATTCCCTCTTGGATCTCTTGTCTGGTTTTATTTTGTGGTTCACTGCCCATGCCATGAGAAAGCCAAACCGCTTAAATTACCCTATTGGAAAGAAACGTATGCAACCAGTG GGTATCATTGTCTTTGCGTCTGTTATGGCAACTCTTGGACTGCAAATATTGCTTGAGTCTGGTCGGGAACTGGTCTCAAAG TCCCGATCGGAAATGGGTGATGCACAGGAGAAGTGGATGATTGCCATCATGGTCAGTGTCACAGTTGTGAAGTTTATACTCATGATCTATTGTCGTAGATTCAAGAATGAAATTGTACGGGCCTATGCACAAGACCACTTCTTTGATGTCATTACCAATTCAGTTGGTCTAGCAGCAGCAGTCCTAGCTCACCGGTATGCATGGTGGATTGATCCTACAGGTGCTATTGTG ATTGCACTTTATACCATCAATACATGGACAAGGACAGTCCTGGAGAACGTGCGAACGCTAATTGGAAGAACAGCTCCACCTGAGTTTTTGGCCAAGTTGACCTATCTGATATGGAATCACCACGAGGAGATCAAGCACATTGACACAGTGAGAGCATACACATTTGGTAACTACTACTTTGTCGAGGTCGACATAGTCTTGCCAGAAGACATGCTTCTGAACAAAGCTCATAACATTGGCGAGACACTCCAGGAGAAGCTCGAGCAACTTGCTGAAGTCGAACGGGCCTTTGTGCACATAGATTTTGAGTTCAGTCACCGGCCGGAACACAAAGCTACCGAATGA
- the LOC101293729 gene encoding putative cyclin-B3-1-like → MASNRFGKENLTRTVGAKTFKVYTEKGAAKSDADSRASVPVKKSAILDNKSVAKAGLLSMEKGKATLGSSANGNVGRRALADVSNVKGNSSRVVGGDASKPMIGKTERKKSLQRASVGAGTRTVNVTSRRSLLGKERESSQGVSALQTTRRGIKDLKVPSENQNTKAMGGLSNESLVADSRRISRNSLKPTRLSLPVVKANPEEASISKENAGSPVKAKVGKKVLSRVGNDIRSYVSRNRVSDGFLIRGQRSSNVRVMPRKSTKVPESRGMQPKYTRGPNNVASVTATTSKTQKAVEFVIAEDVKQETTQGEVPSAGNCCKTASDIISRRNSNRRRSYTSLLMTGPKLLEERDEAMKEELPSIDNHYNQLEVSDYVDEIYQYYWTYEAQNPPQANFLLIQADITPHMRGILVNWLIEVHFKFDLMQETLYLMVTLLDQYLSQVPIKKNEMQLVGLTALLLASKYEDFWHPRVKELISISAESYTRDQILGMERSILKKLKFRLNTPTPYVFMLRFLKAAQSDTKLEHLAFYLIELCLVEYEPIMVKPSLLCAAAIYVARCTLHITPAWTPLLCKHARYELSQIRDCAEMILRFQKAAGIGKLKVTYEKYMRSNLSRVASLEPLERLPL, encoded by the exons ATGGCTTCAAATCGATTCGGGAAGGAGAATCTGACCCGCACAG TGGGTGCTAAAACTTTTAAGGTGTATACCGAAAAAGGGGCTGCTAAATCTGATGCTGATAGCAG GGCTTCTGTACCGGTGAAGAAATCGGCCATTCTTGACAACAAAAGTGTTGCGAAG GCTGGTTTGCTGAGTATGGAGAAGGGCAAAGCCACACTTGGTAGTTCTG CAAATGGAAATGTTGGAAGGAGAGCATTAGCCGATGTTAGCAATGTGAAAGGCAATTCTTCGAGGGTTGTAGGGGGAGATGCCTCTAAACCAAT GATTGGTAAAACTGAGAGGAAGAAGTCTCTGCAACG GGCTTCAGTGGGTGCAGGCACTAGGACTGTGAATGTTACATCAAGGAGATCCCTCCTG GGAAAAGAGCGGGAAAGCAGTCAAGGTGTTTCTGCGTTACAGACTACGAGGAGAG GTATTAAAGATTTGAAGGTCCCTTCAGAAAATCAAAACACCAAAGCTATGGGTGGTTTAAGCAATGAATCTTTGGTTGCAGATAGCAG GAGGATTTCGAGGAATTCACTTAAGCCGACAAG GTTGTCTTTACCTGTAGTGAAGGCCAACCCAGAAGAAGCGAGCATATCAAAG GAAAATGCTGGAAGTCCTG TTAAGGCTAAAGTTGGCAAGAAAGTACTCTCCAGAGTGGGCAATGATATTAGGAGCTATGTATCAAGGAATAGAGTGAGTGATGGTTTTCTGATAAG GGGTCAAAGGAGTTCGAATGTTCGTGTGATGCCAAGAAAATCTACCAAA GTACCTGAGTCCCGAGGGATGCAACCTAAGTATACAAGAGGTCCAAATAATGTGGCTTCTGTTACTGCAACCACCTCTAAAACCCAAAAAGCTGTTGAATTTGTTATTGCTGAGGATGTTAAGCAAGAAACGACTCAGGGAGAGGTACCATCTGCTGGCAACTGCTGCAAAACTGCTTCAGATATCATCTCCAGGAGAAACTCAAATAGGAGGAGATCTTATACATCTCTGTTGATGACTGGACCAAAG TTACTAGAGGAACGTGACGAAGCTATGAAGGAAGAGCTGCCAAGTATCGATAATCATTACAATCAACTGGAAGTTTCTGATTATGTTGATGAGATCTATCAGTACTATTGGACTTATGAG GCACAGAATCCACCTCAGGCCAATTTCCTGTTGATTCAGGCAGACATTACTCCTCATATGCGAGGCATATTGGTCAACTGGTTAATTGAA GTACACTTCAAATTCGATCTGATGCAAGAAACACTTTATCTCATGGTGACATTGTTAGACCAATATCTTTCTCAAGTCCCAATTAAGAAGAATGAAATGCAACTAGTTGGCCTTACTGCACTCTTGTTGGCATCAAAGTATGAGGACTTTTGGCATCCAAGG GTCAAAGAGTTGATTAGCATCTCAGCTGAATCATACACTAGAGACCAGATTCTTGGAATG GAGAGGAGCATTCTCAAAAAGTTGAAGTTTCGTCTTAACACACCTACTCCATATGTCTTTATGTTGAGATTTCTCAAGGCTGCTCAGTCAGATACGAAG CTTGAACATTTGGCCTTTTACCTCATCGAATTGTGTCTGGTTGAATATGAACCTATAATGGTCAAGCCCTCATTGCTGTGTGCAGCAGCCATCTACGTTGCCAGGTGCACTCTGCATATTACTCCAGCTTGGACCCCACTGCTTTGCAAACATGCTCGTTATGAATTGTCCCAAATCAG AGACTGTGCAGAGATGATCTTAAGATTTCAAAAAGCTGCCGGAATAGGAAAGTTGAAGGTCACATATGAGAAATACATGAGGTCTAATCTCAGTCGTGTTGCATCACTTGAACCCTTGGAGAGGCTTCCTCTTTGA
- the LOC101302103 gene encoding uncharacterized protein LOC101302103, with product MAFLLPNLSPTLLLQTKLKEKPIHHTLSQIRPNYSMSPLTHLASVQTPTLSEDAQVNTSKGAQDKQERDDFYVNLGLAVRTLREDMPLIFAEDLNYDIYRDDITFMDPLNTFTGIENYKLIFWALRFHGKILFRDISLEVYRIWQPSENVILIRWNMKGVPRVPWEAKGQFQGTSRYKLDRKGKIYEHKVDNLAFNFPQKLKPASSVLDLVTPCPASPNLTFLWGPADAYSSSWLEFYRAVRGTLDRETFLLPQDGLAS from the exons ATGGCTTTTCTTCTACCCAATTTATCTCCTACTTTACTTCTCCAAACCAAGTTAAAGGAAAAACCAATTCACCACACACTTTCTCAGATAAGACCCAACTACTCTATGTCTCCTCTCACTCACCTGGCCAGTGTTCAGACCCCAACTCTATCGGAGGATGCGCAGGTTAACACCTCCAAGGGTGCGCAGGATAAGCAGGAAAGAGATGATTTTTATGTCAATCTTGGCCTGGCTGTTCGAACCCTTCGTGAAGATATGCCTTTGATTTTCGCTGAAGATCTTAATTATGACATTTACAG GGATGATATAACATTTATGGATCCTTTGAACACATTCACTGGGATTGAGAACTACAAGTTGATCTTCTGGGCATTGAGATTTCATGGCAAGATTCTGTTCCGTGACATCTCCCTTGAGGTTTATAGGATTTGGCAGCCTTCGGAGAATGTGATATTGATCAGGTGGAACATGAAGGGTGTTCCACGGGTTCCATGGGAAGCAAAGGGCCAGTTTCAGGGCACGTCGCGGTATAAATTGGATCGGAAAGGCAAGATTTATGAACATAAGGTTGATAATTTGGCGTTTAACTTCCCACAGAAGCTAAAACCGGCATCATCAGTGTTGGATTTAGTCACACCATGCCCAGCTAGCCCTAACTTGACATTCTTGTGGGGTCCTGCTGATGCTTACTCATCTTCGTGGTTGGAGTTCTATCGAGCAGTTAGGGGGACTTTGGATCGAGAAACTTTCTTGCTTCCACAAGATGGTTTGGCAAGCTGA